The Longimicrobium sp. genome includes a region encoding these proteins:
- a CDS encoding nitroreductase family protein produces MSTTIDLLNVRDAAVQRRSIRAFEPQPIPREDLDGILDVVRLAPSAFNVQPWRFVIVQTPELKAQLAAAAYNQRQVHSAPAVIVLYSDMQDALATIDETIHPGMDAVQRATTRQTILGSFQAQSEEQREAWGAAQAHIALGYLLLAAEAHGYQSSPMAGFDAEAVKRLLNLPENARVPALVAIGHGTEEGFAHHRHALERIARAA; encoded by the coding sequence ATGAGCACCACCATCGACCTGTTGAACGTGCGAGACGCGGCCGTGCAGCGCCGTTCCATCCGCGCCTTCGAACCGCAGCCGATTCCGCGCGAGGACCTCGACGGCATCCTGGACGTGGTTCGCCTGGCGCCCTCGGCGTTCAACGTGCAGCCCTGGCGCTTCGTGATCGTCCAAACACCCGAGCTCAAGGCGCAGCTCGCCGCGGCCGCCTACAACCAGCGGCAGGTGCACTCCGCCCCCGCGGTGATCGTGCTGTACAGCGACATGCAGGACGCGCTCGCCACCATCGACGAGACGATTCACCCCGGGATGGATGCCGTGCAGCGCGCCACCACCCGGCAGACGATCCTGGGCTCGTTCCAGGCGCAGAGCGAGGAGCAGCGCGAGGCGTGGGGCGCCGCGCAGGCGCACATCGCCCTGGGATACCTGCTGCTCGCGGCCGAGGCGCACGGCTACCAGAGCTCGCCCATGGCGGGGTTCGACGCCGAAGCCGTCAAGCGCCTGCTGAACCTGCCGGAGAACGCGCGCGTCCCGGCGCTGGTGGCCATCGGCCACGGCACGGAAGAGGGCTTCGCCCACCACCGGCACGCGCTGGAGCGCATCGCCCGCGCCGCCTGA